In Euphorbia lathyris chromosome 9, ddEupLath1.1, whole genome shotgun sequence, the following are encoded in one genomic region:
- the LOC136205383 gene encoding plasmodesmata-located protein 3-like — MISETTILLTSIILFLPLIKSHDSQHYNSLIYTKCSNQTQTLSPHNSLSSFFQQLIPQSSHSNFYKTTAGGGAQTGISGLYQCRGNLDKHQCYNCINTLPQHLTCKQAVAARIELNGCYLKYETDEFVEETSRKHELLHETCSEEKAEELGFVEVRDAAFLEMEEGMGEEKGFYHYEKDYGNVNVIGECERDVMGCDCSECLGFAAEIARMDCGSSVWGKVYLDNCFLSYALKLYQEEKRSDTGKMVAIALGAVASLVAAFIFLTCMKSRFNKDDLSIQMMSRQFNG; from the exons ATGATATCAGAAACTACAATTTTATTAACCAGTATCATCCTCTTTCTTCCCCTCATTAAATCCCATGATTCCCAACATTACAACTCCTTAATATACACAAAATGTTCAAACCAAACACAAACACTTTCACCTCATAATTccctctcctccttcttccaaCAACTCATACCCCAATCCTCCCACTCCAACTTCTACAAAACCACCGCGGGCGGCGGGGCCCAAACCGGCATCTCCGGGCTCTACCAATGCAGAGGCAATTTAGACAAACACCAATGCTACAACTGCATCAACACACTTCCTCAACACTTAACATGTAAACAAGCTGTGGCAGCTAGAATTGAGCTCAACGGGTGTTATTTGAAGTACGAAACGGATGAATTCGTCGAAGAAACGTCGCGAAAACACGAGCTGCTGCACGAAACGTGCAGTGAGGAGAAGGCGGAGGAGCTTGGTTTTGTAGAGGTGAGGGACGCAGCTTTTTTGGAGATGGAAGAAGGAATGGGTGAAGAAAAAGGGTTTTATCATTATGAAAAGGATTATGGAAATGTTAATGTGATTGGAGAGTGTGAAAGGGATGTAATGGGATGTGATTGTAGTGAATGTTTAGGGTTTGCTGCTGAAATTGCTCGTATGGATTGTGGTTCTTCAGTTTGGGGAAAGGTTTACTTGGATAATTGCTTTCTCAGCTATGCTCTTAAACTGTACCAAG AGGAAAAGAGATCGGATACAGGAAAAATGGTTGCAATTGCTTTAGGAGCAGTAGCGAGTTTGGTTGCTGCCTTTATTTTCCTGACGTGCATGAAATCCAGATTCAACAAAGATGATCTGTCCATTCAAATGATGTCACGTCAATTTAACggttaa
- the LOC136206536 gene encoding uncharacterized protein — translation MTSNVHPFQLLEINVISAQDLAPVSKSMRTYAIVWVHSERKLTTRIDQTGNTNPQWNEKFVFRVDDTFLNSDTSAIMIEIYAAAWLRDVQIGSVRVLISNLFPSAPTNNSKMRFVALQIRRPSGRPQGILNMGVQLLDSTMRSMPLYTDLSASAVGVHDLIDAKANNKQSMEEKTAQLRRTRSEHTDLNSADEFGVRASNVMAGGLSGMPRTSCVNPGSLTSSLTMDTRSSKEKERERERERERDRDYCTLDNGRASMVSDLGPSASIVAAAIAKGLIKPPGQAPTPPQRSDGSSILEDWTESDSAEGLRTKLERWRTELPPIYDSDAKKMKSKSRRSKLRRGRSNSNPGLFTCFGNVFGCEISISCGGGSSRKYEGQVCHLSSANSSSYL, via the coding sequence ATGACTTCCAACGTTCATCCTTTCCAGCTTCTCGAAATCAATGTCATCTCCGCTCAGGATTTGGCTCCGGTTTCCAAATCAATGCGTACATACGCCATCGTTTGGGTTCACTCCGAGCGAAAACTCACCACCAGGATTGATCAGACCGGAAACACTAATCCTCAATGGAACGAGAAATTCGTCTTCCGAGTAGACGATACTTTTTTGAATTCAGATACTTCTGCTATAATGATTGAGATTTACGCTGCTGCTTGGCTTCGCGATGTTCAGATCGGTTCCGTTCGAGTACTAATCAGTAATCTCTTCCCTTCCGCTCCGACGAATAATTCCAAAATGCGATTCGTTGCTCTTCAGATCCGTCGCCCGTCCGGCCGTCCGCAAGGGATACTTAACATGGGCGTCCAGCTCTTAGATAGTACGATGCGGAGTATGCCTTTGTATACAGATCTTAGTGCGTCGGCGGTTGGAGTTCATGACCTAATCGACGCCAAAGCGAATAATAAACAAAGTATGGAGGAAAAAACGGCTCAATTACGTAGAACGCGGAGTGAACACACCGATTTGAACTCCGCGGATGAATTTGGGGTTAGAGCAAGTAATGTAATGGCAGGTGGATTATCCGGGATGCCGAGAACTTCTTGTGTTAATCCCGGTTCGTTAACAAGTTCATTAACAATGGATACTAGAAGtagcaaagaaaaagaaagagaaagagaaagagaaagagaaagagatagagATTATTGTACCCTTGATAACGGCCGTGCAAGCATGGTCTCCGATTTAGGACCCTCCGCGTCTATAGTAGCAGCAGCGATAGCGAAAGGGTTGATTAAACCACCGGGGCAGGCCCCGACGCCTCCTCAGAGATCGGATGGAAGCTCGATACTCGAAGATTGGACAGAGAGTGATAGTGCTGAAGGTTTAAGAACGAAGCTAGAAAGATGGAGAACGGAATTGCCTCCGATTTATGACAGTGATGCTAAGAAAATGAAGTCGAAAAGCAGGAGATCGAAGCTCCGGCGGGGACGATCAAACTCAAATCCGGGGTTATTTACGTGTTTCGGGAACGTTTTCGGGTGTGAGATATCTATAAGTTGTGGCGGAGGTAGTAGCCGGAAATATGAAGGACAAGTATGTCACCTGAGTTCAGCGAATAGCTCATCGTACTTATGA